The genomic stretch GTTATACACGTGAAACTACTCTAAcgttttatgttaattatacttcaattttaaaaaagacactacAGGTTGCCCAGCAAATGGCTATTTCCCCCACTTGCTGTTGTTAGAACCCGGTTTTTGTGGGTATTCATCCTCCCATAAGCTAATGGATGGTGGCCCCTTTGCCAGTCCCCGGGGGTGAACGCTGCACAGTCGTAGGAAAGCATGGCAATTGCATTCTCCTTGCCAGAGACAGCTTTAGAGGTGGGGATGTGACTCAACCCCAGCCAGGAAGAAACTGGGGAAGTTCTGCTGTAGGTGCTGGGGGGCTTCTAAGAAAGTTTTTTCTCCAGAAGTAATAGAGCTGCCCAAAGGGAAATCCCCTTTCTAATTTTGGACTCGGTTGTGTAAATGTGATGCCTGGGACTCAGGTTGCCATCTTGTAATTACAAGGAGGCAAGCACGAAGGTGAAGTGACAGGTTGGAAACAGCGGAAAGGAAGCTGGAAAACCTCTGGGGCCTGAGGCTCTTTGGCCCATTGGAATCTAGAACCACCTCTCTCCAAACTTCTTATTAGGTCAGGTAACACAATCCTattgtttaaaaatcacttttaatcgGGTGTTCTACAAATTGTAGCTAAAGGTACCTTGCTATAATTCCTAATAAGTCCAAGGGGGTGACTTGGGAGGTGAAGTAaagaatgcacagaaatcacttcATTATTGTGATGGTTATTCTGCTAACATATACATTTATTAGTGCTTTGAAAGTGTAAAAACATTTCACCTTGATGACATACTTTGTGTGAAGGTGGATAATTTACTTTGTGAAGGTAGAACATtcacattacattttaaaactaaaaatattttctcatctctTGAATCAAGCTGCAAATGAGAGAAGCCAAGTGATTTGCATGTGAACAAActtcatttccaaaagaaaagagtataTGATAAGTATGCTTGAGAACAATATTCCagcagagcaaaaaaaaaaaacccaaaaaccaaaaacaaacaacctccAAGGGTAGTAATTCCTGATATTTCTAGTTACAAAGGAGGTCTTTTAAGGTCACCTTCCACACAACAGTAGTTGAATTTTTAATACCTGCTCATGGTAGTGGCTGGGGGGATGATGACAAAGTTACTTTAAATACAGCAACACATTTAATCAGTCCTGTTCTATCACTCCCAACAGCATTCCCATCGGTTTGGAAATTAACTGCACAAGTGTGTGCCAGACGTCTCTAGTTAGCGTGCAAACATCTCTCGTTAGTGTAGAGGAGGGCAATGCCTGCCCAATTCTTGGAGGTCAGCAGCCCTACGGCTGGGCaccattgctttaaaaaattctgccaCTCTGCTTACAGTCACCTTGTTAGAAGAAGGTGACACCAGGGAATCATTCTCCTCTGCACTGGGGTACTGGCAGGGATGGTCTTACAGCACCACTCTAAAACAGACTTTCtaaatcctgttttgtttcttgagtgTTACCGCTCCTGAAAACCTGCCGCATGAACTGTACAGTGTAGGTAATTAAAAGAGGAAgctgactgggcgcctgggtggctcagttggttaagcgactgccttcggctcaggtcatgatcctggagtcccgggatcgagtcccacatcgggctccctgctccgcagggagtctgcttctccctctgaccctcctccctctcgtgctctctctcattctctctctcgcaaaaaaaaaaaaaaaaaatttaaaagaggaagCTGACTGATAAGAAATGAAACCAGTATGCATGATGCAGATGTCTAAGGAGGGTGATATTCCCAGGGCTCTAGGAAGCAGGCTAATCAGGTTTCAATCAGGAACCCATCATTCAGAAAGAATTAACTCaggatgggaggcagggagggagcagaagcACAGGCAGGATCTCAAGATCTAACTGGATGACTCCCTCCTTGGGAGGAGGCAAACCATGTCACATGGGGGTGTATGCTGCAGGCAGGGGAGGCCACCTGGGAGGTTTTCCGATAGCCTTCTGCAAGATGCTGCTGAGGCATACTGCTATATACTCCTCATAGACGCTCTGGCTTCCAAAACCCGCTTAAACCGACACTGCTTCTCTTTGGCCCAAACAACTATGCAAAGGAGGTGACAAGGAGTGGGGCATTCCCTAGGGCAGGCTTCTGCAACAGACACACCTTCTTAGTCTGATAAGGGTTATTATGTGCTGGGAACAACAGGATTGGGGATGTTTCTGAATTCCCAGCTCTGTACAAATCTCTGCTGTTATGAAGTGCCtttttctggggggaaaaagacTCAAAATGTTACTCATTTAATTACAGTATATAGAGTTGACATTTCTGAGCTCCTTCCCATTTGGAAAGCTATGCAGAGAGAATATACTCTCCTGGAAGAGGAGCACCCAGAGAAATATGGCCATAGAGGAATAACATATATTTCCTTCATCTCCTTCATAATCTTTACAAACTTGGGCCTAAACACTGTAAAACAGAACTATCAtggtggaggagagggggaggaagtaAACTACAGGCTCACGTATTAAGCAGCAAATCTTGATGCCTAAAATGTACATCCCTGAAAAAACTATCCAGTTTACCAGTAAACATCCCAAATGTATGGTTTTAAGCTGTTCATCAGTACTGGTAACATGTCCCAGTGTTCACAGGGAAGTTAAAACTTACTCATAACTTTAAATAAAGAGACCCTCTGAGAAGAGGACTGTGTAGATTCACATAGTTGGGGAAGCTTTGTGAAAACAAACGAAGTGATTAGCACCATTGTTAAATGGACTGTGGACGCCAGATTAGATAACTAGTATTGTGTCCGTGTTAAATTTCCCAAATTCGGTCACTGTACTATGGCTTTGCTCTTAGGAAACACACattgaaatatttcagaataacGGGCTAAAGAGACAAAGCGAGAAATGACAAAGCAAACACAGCAAGATGTTAATAGGTGGACCTAGGCGCAAGATAAAAAGGAATCCCTTGCAGTGTTCTTGAGGCTTTTCTATTAGTTTGAactcatttcaaaatgaaacatttacaaACACCAAATGAAGTAATTTTAGATTGACCTACTTAAACACTATACTTGTTGACATTCACTTTTCTCAAGGGGTTGACTGAATGCCAAGAGCTCTCTTTGAAAAAGACTTATCCTATAGCTAAGTCTTTCCAAATTGCAAGGCCATcttcagaagaaaaggaattatTCAAACAATCCACATCTATCTCATGCTCTGAAATGAccgctttatttttttaagattttatttatttttcaacacagagagagagagagacagcaagagagggaacacaagcagggggagtgggagagggagaagcaggcttcccgctgagcagggagcccgatgtggggcccgatccctggaccccgggattatgacctgagcctaaggcagatgcttaacgactgagccacccaggcgcccagaaatgaCCCCTTTAATAACTGATAGTTTTTCTTCCAAAACTATCAATGGATAGTTTGTAAATGGATTGTCATTTACATAGGATTACTCATGTTAATATCTGAATCAGTACACCATTTATGTTTGTCTAGAAGAGAGTTGTAttgcctctctttttttggtATCACACACAGCAATCAACAGACAGCTGAGCAGAATCTTAGTATCCAGCAGTGCAGCTTCAACAAATGGAATAAAtgcttataaaacagaaaattccaTGAACTGTTGGTGTCTTGCAAGGCACAATCCTAGCAGTCTCAAATTTCTCATCCTGCAGAAGGAATTTCCAGGTGAGGTTACAAAACCATAATTAATCACAATGAAaccattttcaaatttgtttttaaaatactcccTGACATCAAAAAGCCAGGAAAGGACTGTATAAGGAATGAAACACAAGGggaaattcaaaaattaatttattatatgaAGAAACATAAACAGTATTTATTAGAGTCAATGGCTGCATAGAAGCAGCCTGCAAAAGCTCACATCCACAGTTTATTGACTGAGAAGTACTGACACATCACACTCATAACCACAGCACTAATGTTCTAAGGTGGTTTCCAAAGAAATGCTGTATTTGacacttttaatatttattttcccatttacaaGGCTGAAAAGATTAAACCCACATTCAATTAAAGTCTACCAGGATCAGGCATTCAATTTGTAAAGCACAACTGTCAAAAGACACTAGCTACTATGTCCTTAATGAAAGATGCAAGATGCAAAAATGATCAACTCATGATCACCAAAAGCAATTTCTCAGATTCCAGTGGGTTTTCTTCCTCCAAGTACCATGTGTTTGGGTGCTAATATCTGTAAGCAACTAACGACAAGAGAAAGGGCAAGTGCTGAGTTCTCTCCAAGAATAAAGACCATTTACACATGCCCAACGTATTCACTTAAGACACTCATGTGGATGACACTGCTTGTTTCTTTTCTAACAGTAAAAACATAGTAACAACCTGTTTATGGACTTGAAAACTATACTAACAACTCCTTAAATATGCATggcactttaaaatattttcacagcaTTTTCACATCTATTATTTACTTTGATCTTTCAACCAACAACCTTGTGAGGTAGTCTGGGCAAGTATATCATCCAAATTTTGTGGGTGAAGAAACCGAGGCATACAACAATTAACTAACTTGTGGGGCTACACGGGGAGGTGCCAATCTCTACACTGTGCTGTCTCCAGGAACGAAGAGACAAAGCCTAAATGTGTTTGATGAtcttatttcaatatattttgatGAAATACTTCACTTCCGTTCAGCTAAATGATCATGAGTCAGTTCGAGCAGTTGTCATGACAAGTTATGGCATGCAATTAATTAGACAAAGCACTGAGAGTTTGAAAAATTGgaattataatgaaaaacattttaactcTCAACACATGAGGGaacttgcttgcttgtttgtctTTAGGGCAACCTAGCTCTGCAGTCTGAACTATCACTTTCAGAggtataatataaataaatttaaaacaaaaattctcagtTCACTATGACTTAAATTTTTACCATACAGAAAAACACCAGTGGTTTCTCTCCCCCAAAGTGAATGGACACACACAGCCCCAGAGCAGGGCTATCTGTCTAGCAAGGGTTAAAGATGACAAAATGTGCAATTTAGTTAGCAAACCTCTTTGTCCTTATAAATGTGCCTTATAATTGGGTTATGGGAGCCTGACAGACCATCACTGTTAGTTTGGTTTGGGGTCATTTAAGATGCTTAGCTATCTTctacattaaaatgatttaaaatgcatttgaagGCTCAGATTTTGTAACGGTTCTTGAGACAGGCTTCCAAGCCAAGGTTGGGTGTATCCGTCCCTCCATCCCTGTCTAATTCAGACCACGATTCCTGCTCAAACTCACCATGTGTAACCTGTCTCCTGACAGACTGCCTATTAGAAACTGGGTGGGTCAGAAAGTCCAGCCATTAGGGGTCCTTAGACCATCAACCCTGACTGTCCTGCAATGTCCAGCCTAGTCAGTGACAGGTCGCCTGTTTCCAGATATTTCATTATCAAGGTTTTTATGGTAGACACAATGGCACTAGATCCAGGCATTTTCCCGAGACAACTGAGGGTATGCTACACAATCCTTTTATGAAACAAATAtggttccagattaaaggagaaattatACTGGAGACAGGGGAGCATAAAACTGGAGATATCATTAAAAAAACTCATAATCATGCCAAGTCAAAATACATTCAGTTAAAGACAAAAATCCTCTGGTCATTTCATCtctttgtataatttaaaagtttctgACATCAATATCTAACTTGGGAGAGGAGACCCTTTTCCTTcaaataatgaaaagtaaaatgcCCTATACAGTCACAGCTGGTGAGAGATTTCTGAGAAGTTTTCTAGAAAAACTTAAGTTAACCAATGTAACTCTTGTCTAAAACTTTGCTGACAGgcaaggaagaagaggggaagagaaggctatgagttttattttcttctttgttaagaAGGCAAATCCTAGCAAATTCAACTAGAAATTTCCCAGAACGGTAGGATGGGACTGAACCTTGAAGAGGTTTAAATCTACCTTCCAGCAGATTCATTTATCTTCAACCATCCTGAGAAGGTAAGATTTCTGCTTATAAAAGCCAACATCATTTTGATGTTTTAACAATCTTCTTAATCTAGAATTTCTTGAACACATTGAAGGAATACAACTTTCCTAACATTTAGCGCTTCCATAGCCAAATTCAGAATTCAATTTTGCATCCATGAATCCTTGGGAATAAAGTCTCCAAGTCTAGACTTTTGAATCAGTCAGAGATAGCAGGCCAAGGTGGCTAGAGCTGGCTATGTACAAAGAGCCCTAATGAGAGAAAATGGAACATCTGTCTATTCAAAAAGCAAACTTGAACAGCCCTCTCTGAAAACTCTGACAGGAATGATATTGCTGATGACAAAACCCCAGTAACCTTCTGTGGTCATGAGGACAGCTCCTGGATGAAAGCTATGCTCAGAGAAAATAAGACAGGGGGCTACCTACACCAGCAGTtcaaaaaaaacctagaaaacaaGAAAGCTCCTGTCCTCACTCTACCTGATGGATCTAACCAGCCCAACTCAGATAGCATGGGGACCTTGTCAGTGAAAAGGCCAGTAATGCCTGGGAGGACAAGGTCAACTACAAATGGCGGTACCTTAGGCTGCTCAGGGGtttccttgccttctctccaTAGTTCCCACATGCCCAAGAGCTCTCTACAGGGGAGCAACTCACAAGGAGTTGAGAGCTAACTTCCCTCTCTTGGTAACTGCGCAGGGCCCATCACTTGTAGAAAGAACAAGGATCAACCCAGAAAACAGTACGTCTGAACCCCGAGAGATTCAGGTCCTATTAAGCAGAGCAGAGCTCATCAGTATTCAAAATCTGGCTGGGCATAGAACTTATTTTACTGCTAGAAGGTGTCTCATCCCTGTCTCCGGTTGACCTTAGATCAGTCTTGCCTACAGACTCACGGGATTTCTGCTGCCTGCAGTCACAGCAAACACACTTTAGCCACTCTTGAAAGCCTTCGGAAACACTGGAAGAAAAGAGCTTTTTGCAAGGGTGGAAGAACTGATAGAACACCAGCATGAACAGGATGGCTGTGCAGTACCCAATGAGCAACTGCAGAATCAGCAGAggcgcacacacatacatatagatGTCAGTCTTGTAAAGATACCacatgaggaggaggaaggcgtTCTCAATGAATCTCAGCATGTAGTACACCAGGAGCCGGTACCAGTTCTGGGACTTGCTGATGAGGTCAGGGTTGTTGATTTTCAGCTGCACCGCTGACCAGCAGAACATATTGATCCCGGCATAGAGTAAGGTGAGGAAGCACAGCACAATGGTGGTGCCCACCCGACTGAGGGCCTTCTCGATGTTCTCCGGGAATGGGGAGCCACTGCACCAGAAGAGGATCCAGGGATACAGGAAGAAGCTGAAGAAGTTGATGAGTACAACTATTACCACCCAGGCCTTCAGGACGGAGGTAAAGAGGACCAGGACAATGACTCGAGTGGCAATCTCGAAGCTCCTCCAGAGGAAGATACACACATAGGCCAGAGGCTTCACTTTGACATCATATTCATCGTACTTGATCTTGATGGCTAGGATATTGCAGCGCAAGGCTCCGTACACAATGGACAACAGGGATAGGACCATGAAGAgacctggggagaggagagaaagagcactgtCGAGTCTCACCTCGCCAAGAATCCTACTCTCGCAGACACTTCCTTACCCTTATTCCTTGgacccttctcttttcttttcacagGCTGACTTCCAGTGGTCCGTATCTGCTCACTGTGCCTCAGGGCTTTTTCCAGGGCTGCACAAGGCTGCTCTGCCCAGGGGCCAGGGAGGCTTATGGGCCAGGGAATCCGTGCCACTGGGAGAGCCCTCCATACTCAAGTCTAGCCCTGATAAGAGCTGGAACAGAACTAACCTGGCTCCCCCATGCCTTGGGTAGCATAACTCTGAGGCCTGTGTCCTCTCCTATTTACCAGTGTTTCCTCACAGGGCTACTTTCCAGTCACCCGTGGTGACAGCTGTCTAATCACGCTCCCTTTGTTGGCTGCCTTGCCTGCCTTGTCTTAGTCCCTTCTCCCGTGCTCCTTGCACCCTCCTCCAAAAATACATGCACTCAAAGCCTTGTCTCAGGATCAACTCAAATTGAAACGCCTTTCTAACGCCATCTTGCTCTGTCGGAATATGTAAGGTCCTTTACGTGGTGTGCTCTGTTTCCTCACTTAGCTGATAAGCTCCCAAGGAGTCAAGAATGACCAAGTCTGACGTTCTGTCTCGGTGCCTCTCAACATACACCAGCAGTAGGTACACAAACAGAAAGTCTCAATAATCAATTGCTCAGTGAGTTCCTCTATATCTGCATGACCTTTGCAATTTATATCCCGACTACAGAATGCtcatttttctttactcttcagTTACATTTAAGACTATAACTGCAGATTGCTGAAGAAACGAGAAACTCACCATTACTGAAATCTTGTCTTGGGCTGAAAGGCCTTAGTGTTTCAAGAAGTCTCAACTCGAACtgcttatttcttaaaatgacCTATGGCTAATAGGCTTATCCAATTTATACCAAGCAGAAGTTTGGCATGGCAGGGGGCAAAATATGGCTCATTTAAATGGGacatggtggggtgcctgggtggctcggtcggtgaagcgtctgccttcggctcaggtcatgatctcagggtcctgggattgcccctgagtcaggctccctgcttatcagggagcctgcttctccctctcccaatggccctccccctgctcatgctttctctctctctctctctccctctctctctcagataaataaaatcttaaaaaaaaaaataaatggtacatGGTACCGTGTTTGAGAGCACGACACTGTGGTTGTAAGCTACTATCTTAGAAATGTGCCACCAAGCCATGAACACAAACTGTGTGGTCGAAACTGAAATATAATCCCTTACGATAGGCCAGCATCACCTCCAAATACTGGAGCAAGGAGAGACTGGAGGCAGGGCTTGGGGTTAGGAACCAAGAGTCTGGCTCTGGTTTTAGTCTTATCCCGCCAGGCCACACTAGGGAAATGATGATCTCTTTGGGTTCTGTTTTCTCACCCATAAAATTGCAATGTCCATATAACATAATTGTCTCTACcctaaatgtataattttaaacaCATGTCAATAAAaggttttttccttatttaagtTCTAAATCAATGGAAAAAACATCTATATTTGGTGGACATAAAAGCTCTGAGGCCTTGGTACTTATTTGCCTGGGAGAAGCTCAATTTTACTCAAAGCATCGACTTTTTTCATAGTCTTTTGGCACTGATTTAAATCATCAAATTCATTCACTGGAAAGACTGTCATCTACtaatcaaatttaaaagataGAAACACTATCACAGGAGTAGACTGGGCAGCAATTGGactgaattatttttcctgaGAGGCTAACTCAGCGGAGTGTTGTAAAGCAGTACATATCGgtgatgtatttttatatgttttatatattttctatttttacaaatttctACACTCTAAGGATCTAACATTGAATCCTTTTCTTTTAGTCCTTTGGTTTTTCCCACTATAAGAAAAATACTTCATAAGCAGAAAATGAGCTAAGCCttagtaattaaaatgtcaattttgtCTTCGTACACATACAGtatttatagttatatttttggtacttcaaattatttattacttttaacacTGTAATgacccaaatgatttttttaagcatttacccatttttctcttgttaggtcaattatttccaaattgcatttatttctctatGAAGAGAATGAGCCAATGATTACCCAATTGGTGCTCAGTGGCAACTACCTACTGAAGCCCTCTGAGAATGCAAAGAAATTGTCGTAAAATCACTGACTTCGACCGTCACTCCCACTGTTGGGTGCTCACTGCCAAATGTCACAGATAGAAAGGGTCCAAGAAGAGAGATGCACTTGGAAGACAAGAAGCTTGTATGCTCATGCAAATACCTACTTATTCAGACTTAAATGGAGAAAAGTTCCCTGATGCCACTTCCCAACCTTATCCTCCCACAGTCAACACAAAAGGGGATCCGTTGGCAGTCCTGCCCATTTAAGTGGCACTTCAGAGAAGTCTCACTTCCCCTAATAATCCTATTCTCATTTTctatgagtgtgtgtggggggggggcattttgCTGCTCTCATCTTTTATTAGAAGGTAGACATCACCTTAGGTAAAGCTGAATAGAAGGCTTTGGCACTTTTCCAAACTCTTGTCACACTTATAAAGC from Neomonachus schauinslandi chromosome X, ASM220157v2, whole genome shotgun sequence encodes the following:
- the XK gene encoding membrane transport protein XK, with product MKFPGSVLASVFLFVAETTAALYLSSTYRSGGDGMWQALTLLFSLLPCALVQLTLLFVHRDFSRDRPLVLLLHLLQLGPLFRCFEVFCIYCQSGHIEEPYVSITKKRQMPKNGFSEEVEKEVGQAEGKLFTHRSAFSRASVIQAFLGSAPQLTLQLYISALQQDVTIGRCLFMVLSLLSIVYGALRCNILAIKIKYDEYDVKVKPLAYVCIFLWRSFEIATRVIVLVLFTSVLKAWVVIVVLINFFSFFLYPWILFWCSGSPFPENIEKALSRVGTTIVLCFLTLLYAGINMFCWSAVQLKINNPDLISKSQNWYRLLVYYMLRFIENAFLLLMWYLYKTDIYMYVCAPLLILQLLIGYCTAILFMLVFYQFFHPCKKLFSSSVSEGFQEWLKCVCCDCRQQKSRESVGKTDLRSTGDRDETPSSSKISSMPSQILNTDELCSA